One Natator depressus isolate rNatDep1 chromosome 13, rNatDep2.hap1, whole genome shotgun sequence genomic region harbors:
- the LOC141997449 gene encoding uncharacterized protein LOC141997449: protein MSPKNKVQVQSLPAERRTENKNPQSNPSPPEQTSLPGVILKPTLASWDAAVWTLCQELQQAGRENQSLGEHLEDLTKRVSTMESRLAALERTPLPAIAGHPPGTLLIPKVEEIQIPLAEMDEMRAIDCGRTGTNLPAGHPEAVESGEVPSTPEGQSPPHNPPAAASIPDSSLLRISPEEDRRLFEEAKGDIAKYALAVFRHTMPRDYYQQWRGKANVSGTHQKAALSPNLVNAAFKAAKRWKPKLAGKDYSNIKIQINNFMRSRKSRSLVVSTGQM from the exons ATGTCTCCTAAGAATAAG GTGCAAGTGCAAAGCCTCCCAGCTGAGCGGAGAACTGAGAATAAGAATCCACAGAGTAACCCATCCCCACCGGAGCAAACATCCCTTCCAGGTGTCATCTTGAAACCCACACTGGCCTCCTGGGATGCAGCTGTCTGGACGCTGTGCCAGGAGCTGCAGCAAGCGGGGAGAGAGAATCAGAGTCTCGGTGAGCATCTTGAGGACTTGACAAAGAGAGTGTCCACGATGGAATCCAGGCTGGCTGCTCTTGAGCGAACCCCACTCCCAGCCATTGCTGGCCACCCCCCGGGCACTCTCCTGATTCCCAAGGTAGAGGAGATCCAGATACCGCTGGCAGAGATGGATGAAATGAGGGCAATAGATTGTGGGAGAACTGGAACCAATTTGCCAGCTGGACACCCTGAGGCTGTGGAATCAGGAGAGGTTCCATCTACCCCTGAGGGACAGTCCCCGCCCCATAACcctcctgcagcagccagcaTACCCGACAGCTCCCTCCTGCGCATCTCCCCCGAGGAGGACAGGAGACTGTTTGAGGAGGCCAAGGGTGACATTGCCAAGTATGCCCTGGCAGTGTTCAGACACACGATGCCTCGGGATTATTACCAGCAGTGGCGGGGAAAGGCCAATGTGTCCGGCACGCACCAGAAAgctgccctgtcacccaatctgGTGAATGCAGCGTTCAAAGCGGCAAAGAGATGGAAGCCAAAGCTGGCAGGCAAAGACTATAGTAACATCAAAATCCAGATCAACAACTTCATGCGATCCCGGAAGAGCAGAAGCCTGGTTGTGTCTACAGGGCAGATGTAA